The Nitrospira sp. sequence AGTACTATCCGTGGACGGCAATCTCGGAAGCGCTTACGCGGACTATTCTTATCGCACGGGGGCCGAAGCCGGTCGCGGCTCTTAAGGCCTTGGGTCTCAAGGCGACGGCAACCGTCCCAGAACCAAACACCTGGGTCGATCTGATTTCCACCTTGGATCAGTCGTACCCTGTGAAGGGATTGCGGGTGGCTGTGCAAGAGTATGGGGTTTCAAACCCCGCTCTCCTGAAGGCGCTGGAAGAGCGAGAGGCAGAAGTATTTCCAGTTCCGATCTACAAATGGGCTTTGCCGGAAGACCTTGCCCCGATTCGCCATGCGATCGATGAAATCATCGCGGGGCGGGCCAACGTGATGCTGATTACCAACGCGGCTCAAGTAGACCATCTCATACATGTGTTAGCACAAGATGGAAAGTTGCAGCCCTTCCGCGAGGCACTGGGAAAGATAGTCGTTGCCTCCATAGGCC is a genomic window containing:
- a CDS encoding uroporphyrinogen-III synthase, which encodes MTLNGMTVATFESRMATEIAGLIERYGGRSLVAPALREIPLENNPAAQEFGTRLMAGRIDLLILLTGVGTTTLFDFLKKYYPWTAISEALTRTILIARGPKPVAALKALGLKATATVPEPNTWVDLISTLDQSYPVKGLRVAVQEYGVSNPALLKALEEREAEVFPVPIYKWALPEDLAPIRHAIDEIIAGRANVMLITNAAQVDHLIHVLAQDGKLQPFREALGKIVVASIGPTASERLRHHNWPIDFEPSHPKMGVLVKEVSEQASKILDRKR